ataagttagcttgtaaggagcatgggttactataaatacccagcttcTCTATTGTAATTGgaacttttgagattaatgagaatttgattttctgaccttcagaaataattctctcttgaaagtcatatGCTAGAGAGTctaaagactccctctagccaccttccaagcaccttcttcattctctcattttttcACGTTAACCATTGTGCTTCTCACTCATCCTCCACGCTGACTCTACACTGCCACCCCATGCACGCGTCAGCTCCTCCTTACATCACCACTCCAACGCCTCAGCCACGTCTTCAGACCGTGCCTCTCATTTCTTTCTCTCGCGCATCCATCCACATCTCAGAGCGTCTCATTCTCGCTCTCGAGAGCTCCATTGTCTCCAACCACAGATCCGCACTCCATACACGTCTTCGAAGGTATCTTCTCTTCGTTCACCACacttcctcatcttcttctaGGGTTTCCACTCATTTTCACCATTTTCCACCGAATATCATCTTCTCTGCTAGGGTTTCTTCATCTGTCATCATTTTCTCTGATTTTAGCCGATTAAAATCACCCTTGATCCGTTCCAaaccttttccaccgttcaatcttcattttgaaccgattaatcggttcatattgggtttccttccatttctagggtttttatcGAGTTTAACcctttgttcttgttcttcttcgagtttttgtcATTTTCCGCTGCGTTCATCTCTAGAGGAAGCCTCGAGGACTCCGAATCGTGTTCGCACAACTTCTATCGTCATCTTCTCGGGCCCTCGTCCATCAGTTGGTATTCAAAGCAAGGTCGAGCATGCTTCAAAGCTAAGTATCTCtgtcattgtttttatttttgtttcgttCATCGTTTctgttttgagttttgtttcatttgattttgtCTTGATTCTGAGTTTCTGTTTCGCGTTTCTGTTTCGCGTCTCTGTTGCGTTTTCTTCATTTACGtgttgttcatcattttcccTTTAATGTCTTGATTTGTTTTTCTGATTTAAGTTGTTGTGAATCTTGTTTGTGTTTCGTGTTTTGATTCTCTTCATATCTGTTTAGGTTTCCAAGTTGCGTGTCCTGTGCTTGAGTCATTATTTTTGAGtcttattatcattttaattcgGTGCAAGTATTtgtttgagttttaatttctaaatccaTTTCTATTTTGTCTATGTCATGttgctttgttttaattgtcaattaaatctgagtttaactgtgattcaattgagtttttgCTTTGAGTAAGATCTGTCCATCATCATAAGCAGTGACATTCAATTGAATGAGCTTGATGACAGACTTCAATAGCAGTTTTAATGTTATTTCATTTATCTGAAGCTGTCTTGAGTTTTTTATGCTGACCATTACATGTAATTGTATTGCACTTCTGAAATTCTGTGAGCTGAAAGTTGAATCTGTTGTGGATAGAAAATGCACACCAATTAAGCTATGAAATGTTGCATTGAGATTGGGTTCAAGATGCTTACAGCAGCATCAGTCTCTCTTTTGGCCAGCTACACCGAACTGGTTTTTCTTTGAAGTCTGTGTTAGTGTTTTGAGTATGTGTCTGTTCCGCTTGGTATTATTTCATTACTAAGCTTCTAGTTTAATCATATTCTACAGTCATTTGCGTTTTGAATTTGGTGTTGttataaaaatcaaagtttcTGTAGTTTTCTTTATGTTGAATCAATTGTTCATGACTCATATCTTGTGAAGTTAAATTGGAATAGAGTcaaattatatgttgtgaattgtagcaaaagaaagtgaaagtatAAAAGCACGAGTTCttgtgatttgaaaaagaaaaagcaattagaaaagaagtattgattGAACCACATAAAGAGCCAAAGTGGCAAGTGCAATTCACAACACAGCTTCACTCTTAatgtttctctcctttttctggTTCATCATATAATTGGATTGGAGTGAACATTTTAGAGCAATTGGCAATGCATTATTCTATTTCAGTTGCAAATCTGTTTGGTCATGTATGATTCAACTTGAAgtgatttttattgtttttaaaatctgTTCTAGTTCTATTCCTTAGGTTCTATTTGTTGTGCTTACTGTGATcaaaagctttgtttcttgcttgtcttggTTGATAACTTTGGTTTTGTTTATCACATGTGCAATCTATTCTGCTGATCTTAATTTGAAgcttttaattgctttattCATCTGATCTAGAGTTGTCTTGAGTCAGTTTCTCTGTTGTGCTGTCAGTTTCATTATCTGGTGCTTACATTAGTTGTGGCTATCCTGTATTGTCCATCACTTTGCTTTAGCCTAGCCATTCTTGTTTGAGAAGCTGTTACACTCTGGTTTCTGGAAtctgaaagaaggtttgtgtgcttggtagcatcttaggtggtggtggtctgaaagatTCTCCAGTTtgaactgccaagggagaatctcccttccaaaccttttcaattatgtgctttaaatttcaaaagagaagcCTGAGTGTTGTGAGTTTTGTAAGGCTAATTTAGCCTAAATTCCTTGGCATTTGCAAGAGAGTTCAGTTTCAATTAATCATTTGTTGACTGtgttcattgtgcaggaaaagaaattggagtAATTAGAATGGAGCAGCTGTGATTTTGTTTCAACTGCAACTGCAATCactattgttttaatttattattgattttctgGTGATGCTATTTGTGCTTGTGAATGTTAAACTGTCATTGCACTCATTTTAGTTTCAAACATTGCCTGCTGAATTCATTGATATACTCACTGTTTTGAAAGTGAATTGTTGATTTCATGGTTTAATTGGGCATGTCGAATGTTGATTCTGATTTGATAAAGACCTATGGGAACTTGGTAAATGCATAGGAATTGCAAATAATGTGCTGCTTATTTTATGAGCATTTCTGGAATTGCAACAACACTGTTTTAAAACTGCCAATTTCTGATTTGCATCACATTACTCTTTATCCATTGTTCTTGACTAGTTTGGTCCATTGTTTCTGCCTAGTGTAATTCACTAATTTGCTGAAAAGGATGCTCTTGTCATAATCAGTTGTGcatcaaattgtttttttaattgccAATGCATCCTCTAGTTTTAAGAAGTGATTAAAGCACCTAAATTCCAGTTCTGACTTGGCAGTTGAATTAATTAGGTGGTTAGTTTCTGCATTGAATTACATCCAATCTGAATCTAGTTCACTGTCCATTTGCACTTGCTGGATTTTGTTGAGATTTATGTGTGCAGAGTTGATGTGAATGAATCATTAGTTGAGCAGAATATTAGTGAAGAAACAGTAGCAGAAACACCTCAGTGTGGAGCTTGGAACAGGCTAGAAACAACCGTTCAAACAGGGAAGTTGTCTAACTTACCCTTTTGTTGTGAATTGTTATTCTGTTTTATCTTGTAAGTGATGTAAGTGATAATATTGAATGAATATCCTGCTGATTCTGGTTGAAAATTATCTGTGCAGAGTTGCTTTCATTGGAATTCAATTTGTGTACGAGTTTAATTGAGCAGCAACAGAATTTCACTAGAAAGTTTGGAAAGCTTGTGcagccaagagaaagggaagttcttactaCCCTATATTTTTTTGTGCAATCTGCTTAGCTAAGGGTTTTTAAGTGACAGAAACTTTGTGCAATTGATTGTAGGATGAGACTGATCAGGAGATTCAAGAGAGTTGATTCTAGAAGCAACAAAGTTGAGCAACAAAGTTGAATGAAGTGGACCAGGACCGTAGCAGCCTAGCatagttgttttcttttgtaattattttcttcaatttgtttgtaataggcttgtgttagcctactgttagctttagcttgttttgtaaaaaaggccttttataaagtccaagttctttggaagagtccttggtgctctttcaaaatcttggcaactttacttgctttaattttagcataggTGAgggtgtcttgttagccaaagctacaagcctcaccataggagtagactttaatattgattgtgtgatttgtgtttcacgtttaggggtgatttatgctaaaagggattaaactctaagccttatcacattagagtccgagagtctagtcttttaattgtgcttaattgtttgtgattgtttgtgagttgtgttctttgattttaaaggtgatttttgtttaaagggtaactagtagtaacctaagacatttctagcaaggtaagacttggtacttaagcagtcttcatgactcacctctcttacctgggacttgtctaagtgtgaatcttgtatacctttcacacaaagaaaacttttaaaaacaaagatgttttgttatagttcatataattcttctaggttagataatgttgatgaaatgtttaaacaagctaggaatcttccatcctttggtaaagacataggtgcattaacatacctagcttgggaaaaagaaattgataaaataaatccttggctTTAtggagagagtgaatattatgtccttagcatatatctctctaagttagaagagcatgcaagtgagtggtgggatgaaagacaatatcatgttaggaaaggtagaaagttcTCCATACGTGATttgcatgatttaaaagcttgcatgagaagaaagtttgtgccttcaagcattaaaagaaacctagaactaattagggattgcattaatgatggaaaattatttcttgagagtttaaatgatcatgggtttcttcgtagagaattagaatttggggcaagacttaaagagatcaaggataagaaaagagaaagaaagattgagagaaaagaagaggaagaatggaaagaagaaaagagagaaaggaaagaaagagagaagaaagaaaaggagaaattgttgctgatgacaaattctattctttccaaaactatggaacctaaaagggaaggtttccaaatctttacttcttttccaatcatggtttattcttcaaatatggacttctctttcaaaccaattgccattatatattctatgaaaacattctcaaaatatgacaattcaaatcttgagttattgttgtctttaagaaaacaattaactcaagacaaaattgaatttggacttctaaaattttcaaagattacaaatcaaagtattagaagttcttattctcttgtttttaaagaaaaattctttcttggattgatattaactgaagatatatttgatgtgtactgcagattcgtgtttgatccaggaggaagaaaagtaTATCTAAAAGGAATAAGGCCACTTCATGGCTCTGCTCCCAAGATTGTGTGGAGTTTCTTCGTAAGGCAATGCCAAATTTGAGgataaatctttttttaagagggagggtatgatgtaATCTTGCCCGACGTAGtccttcttttgtatttttttacctttcataagttagcttgtaaggagcatgggttactataaatacccaacttcTCTATTGTAATTGgaacttttgagattaatgagaatttgattttctgaccttcagaaataattctctcttgaaagtcatatGCTAGAGAGTctaaagactccctctagccaccttccaagcaccttcttcattctctcatttttcCACGTTAACCATTGTGCTTCTCACTCATCCTCCACGCTAACTCTACATTGCCACCCTCGTGCACGCGTCAGCTCCTCCTTACATCACCGCTCCAACGCCTCAGCCACGTCTTCAGACCGCGCCTCTCATTTCTTTCTCTCGCACATCCATCCACATCTCAGAGCGTCTCATTCTCGCTCTCGAGAGCTCCATTGTCTCCAACCACATATCCGCACTCCATACACGTCTTCGAAGGTATCTTCTCTTCGTTCACCACacttcctcatcttcttctaGGGTTTCCACTCATTTTCACCATTTTCCACCGAATATCACTCTTGATCCGTTCCAaaccttttccaccgttcaatcttcattttgaaccgattaatcggttcatattgggtttccttccatttctagggtttctatcgAGTTTAACCgtctgttcttgttcttcttcgagtttttgtcATTTTCCGCTGCGTTCATCTCTAGAGGAAGCCTCGAGGACTCCGAATCGTGTTCGCACAGCTTCTATCGTCATCTTCTCGGGCCCTCGTCCATCAATACTACACCTTGTTTATAACTATTATCTAACTATGTTTATGAAAAGTTTGAGAATGTTTACCTTGCAGATGGAAAATCTCTTGATATTGTGGGAAGATGTGATATTAACATCAGAAACTCTAATGGAAATGTGTGGACTTTGAATAATATCAAACATATTCCTGtcttaaagaaaaacttaatatttatagGGTAGTTGGATCATGAGGGACATTACACCATTTTTGAAAAAGGACATTAGAAGGTAATGGAATACAATCTTGTTATTTCCCATGGAAAGAAACAAAGATCTCTTTACATAATTGCAAATGAGGATATGATATCAATTAGAGAAGTTGGCTATAGTTCCTCTTTGTGGCATCAAACTTGAGCATATGAgtgggaaaaaaatgaaagtcaTGATCTCAAAAGGTAAAATACCTAACTTGAAGGATGTTGAAGTTGGGCCTTGTGAACATTATATCTTTGGAAAGCAGAAAAAAGTTAGCTTCTCCAAAACAGGTAAGACATTTAAAGTTGAAAGACTAGAATTGGTGCATACAGATGTTTGAGGCCTAGCTCTATTGAAATCCCTTGGTGGTTCACAATATTAtgtaaccttcattgatgattCTACAAGAAAAGTTTTTTTTCCTTACTCGTTTTTTTTTCCTAAGCAAAATTTTGGCCAAGAGGTTTTAACAAggtattttatcaattaaataaaggtTTTTCAACTTCATGAATAAAAATCTCTTTGACTTTTTTGCAGGAAATAAGTAGTTTCCTATCTCTACCGAGGTGGTCTTGGTTGAACCTTTCACGCAGTTCCCTGTCGTCTTGGAAGGCGATCCTAGTTGAACATTTCATGCAGTCCTAATTGAACCTCTCATACAGTTTTTTGCCTCTTACCAAGGCGGACCTTGTTGAACCTTTCGTATTGTCCAACATACTAACTACGCGGCAATAAGGAACATAGTTCTTAATCATACATGCATCCACTATTCaaagtttgaagaaaaagaCAAGTTATGGAAGCAAAACAAAAGACAAGAAGGCAGTAAGAATTATTATTCATTCATATTCAATAAGTACAAGCTTCAGGCCCAACTACTCAgtcttttacaaaaaaaaataatacaaattgcAAGCAATCTAAGTGATGAATCTATTCATCAACTCCATTATCAGTGTTCTTCTCATCCTTATTCATTTGGTCAAAAACAACTGAAGGACTTGCTCTAACGGTCTCCTCTCTAGACTCTTCACCCTCAACATCTTTGACCATAGCTTTGTTCTCAACCGCCTCAGTGGTCGTTATCTCATCCTCATCGATCAGCCGACCTTTGAAGATGCCTTTGTTTACATCAAACCTCGCATCCTTTAAAGTGACCTCTTGATAAAAGAACTTGACTTGGTGAATTGCATTGATGAAATTGTTGTCATGTTTAGTAATTATATACTTTTGCAACCCGACCATGTCAAACTCAAGCCTTACTCGACCTTCTTTCTCCTCTGTAAGTTCTTTCTTGAGGGCCTCGATCTCGTTCTTCATatccttttctttgttttggttCTTTTTCTCATAATCTAGGCACCTTGTCTTCCAAGTCTTCAGTTGCTTGGTGTTCTCCTTAAGGGCCTTCTCCTTGGCCCATGCACTCTTCTCCTCTTCAAAATTCTTTTGTAGGGTGGCAAGCTCCTCGACAAATTTTGTCTTGTCCTCATCGGCCAACACCTTCTATAGCAAAATGTTCTACTCTCTGGCCAATTTGTCTTGTCCCCATATGGTCCCATAAACAACATAAACAGTACTATAAATATAACAACTATCGAGGTATTTAAATTACGTTTTCattaattacacatttattgtttgttaatgTGAGagactgacttgagcgtcagagtgtcctTTACAGACATAATCTCATTTCATCTTAAGGAAGACGACTGCTTGGGAAGATGACGAGTATTTTAAGGATTGAAGATTTGAAGCATTCGAGAAATCTTTGAAGTTTTTGCAAGGTAGCTCTATAAgaacaaaatacaatttttaaaaatagcttaaagatatatttaaacccattgataatatttatatgttaagGCCTAAAAACACTATTTATATATGCTagtacaaaaaaatataataacctCATATTTGTGTTTACACACAAATAGTCAATAAAAAATCTCTTATTTACTTGAGCATCATAGAGTTTTTACAGGTAGATTTCCCCTGATGGTGACTCGAGCTCATTCACACGTCATTAGCTTAGTTACCTTAAAGACTATTCGACcaaatttgataaaaacatatatatgacTTAGCAGTATTTGAGGTGGTTAACTAGAGTACTGACATTATTTGTGAACGAACTCCCACTCACCGTAAGGGGAAAATCCATTTGCAAAGACTCTCCATCACTTAATTAAATAAgagattttttatatataaagtaatgTAAAAATATCATAGTAGAAATATGAGTTTTCCGTTCaatttcacaatttttctttttctttgtataGCGAATGTAACTTTTCAAGCTTTATACCCAAAGCAGGGGTGACGATAAGAACGAATAAACTTTACAACCATGATAGATCCTATTCCTAGTATCTTCACCATCACAAAAGCAAAAGCAGCATAAATTCTTGGTCCCTCTCTTTCCAAATATTTACAGTGCCGAATAGCAATAGACAATCACAAAGCACCACAGCACACCTCTCTCTAATCGTGAACATGGCTCAAGTGGGTTCTCTCTCCGCTGAAATCGAGACCTTGAACCATGTACTTTCCCTGGTGGAGGCATTCAGAGCATTCGACGCCGACAACGATGGGCGAATCACGAAGGCAGAGCTTGGTGGAATCTTGGGCTCACTCGGGTACAACGCTAGCGAGCAAGAAGTGAGTGCAATGATGCAAGAAGGTGACAAAAACAGAGATGGGTTTCTGAGCATACACGAGTTCTTGGAGATGAACACGAGAGACTTGGAGGGTGGGAATCTCGCCAGCACTCTCAGCACAGCGTTTGAAGCGTTGGATGAAGATGGGAACGAGATTCTGACCGGGGAAGACCTTCATGGCATCATGCAAAACTTGGGTCTAGACTTATCCCTGGAGAACTGTGTTCATCTTGTAGCTTCTCTTGATGCAGACGGAGATGGAGCTGTGAGCTTGGATGAATTCAGACTCATAGTTGATTCCCTCATCTGAGAAATATTCTGTGTATGTGTTATGTGATCAATGATCATGTGTTTATGTTTACGTATAGCAATAGGTAATGTATAGGTTAAGGAATTGAATAAGCACTTGTGAGATGCAACTTGGTTTGCAAATATAATGCATTATATCTTCTACGATAAtgtttataattgtttatataatgaaaaatatatgataaaaaagattttttttattatattttaacataaacacaggtattattttttattagatttagaATATGTTAATacactaataaataaataattaattaatgaaaaaatgatATGGtgataaaatgtaaaaaaatctgttccaaaatattttttatatataatataataaatttaaatttttaaaggcTTTAGAAAGATGAGAAGTTTTAATAGTATTTAGAGTCTTTCAAAagtatttatgttattttgacATCCAAATTTTCATACATGCTTTaccttcattattttattctttgatgtcattttttcttcacatatacaaacattaatttttttaaatactcaAATACACGTGAAAGTAGATTATCAATTGGTGCAAGGA
This window of the Vigna angularis cultivar LongXiaoDou No.4 chromosome 7, ASM1680809v1, whole genome shotgun sequence genome carries:
- the LOC108320992 gene encoding probable calcium-binding protein CML29, which codes for MAQVGSLSAEIETLNHVLSLVEAFRAFDADNDGRITKAELGGILGSLGYNASEQEVSAMMQEGDKNRDGFLSIHEFLEMNTRDLEGGNLASTLSTAFEALDEDGNEILTGEDLHGIMQNLGLDLSLENCVHLVASLDADGDGAVSLDEFRLIVDSLI